In Rutidosis leptorrhynchoides isolate AG116_Rl617_1_P2 chromosome 2, CSIRO_AGI_Rlap_v1, whole genome shotgun sequence, one genomic interval encodes:
- the LOC139888808 gene encoding uncharacterized protein, which yields MVMFKVSMWMGKIQFRKRGKLAHRFIGPLKILTRGGEVAYRLELPKELAGIHNTFHVSHLHKCLADNSTWAPLDEISLNKKLEYIEEPMEILDEKGKILRNKEVRTYKVKWRHRKGSKFTWEPGEFVLVYLPACHAA from the coding sequence atggtgatgtttAAAGTTTCCATGTGGATGGGTAAAATTCAGTTTCGgaagcggggaaagttagctcatAGGTTTATTGGGCCACTCAAAATCTTGACGCGAGGTGGTGAGGTTGCTTACAGATTAGAGTTACCCAAAGAACTTGctggaattcataacacattccatgtttcccatctacaTAAGTGTCTTGCGGACAACTCGACGTGGGCGCCATTGGATGAGATTTCCTTAAACAAAAAATTGGAGTACATTGAAGAGCCGATGGAAATCCTTGATGAAAAGGGGAAGATATTGCGAAATAAGGAAGTGAGAACTTATAAGGTTAAATGGCGACATCGTAAGGGTTCAAAGTTTACGTGGGAGCCCGGAGAGttcgtgttggtgtatcttcctgcttgtcatgcggcttag